A window of the Microbacterium sp. AZCO genome harbors these coding sequences:
- a CDS encoding acyltransferase family protein: protein MTDSATPAPPPAAAGVRAKRRVPFWDNARFACIVLVVLGHATQRLTYDSDVALSLYLLVYAFHMPAFAIISGYFSKSGAPTRRQMARVLTDILLPYVIFESLWTLLKFIVEGSATPNLTKPSWTLWFLLALGIFRLVLPYLALLRWPLLWTIVISIGAGYFSNIDSTLSLSRTLGLLPFFTLGWWLKEHGIVDRFQLLARRAWWVFPAAIATFAVAGWAAWFFVDDWRAMNLDDWLFYDDNYSALGGTEWWAGGVRLALMLVAVVLSTAFFALVPRGTHWWTHFGQYTMYVYLLHSFVLYPFRESGALRGLDPTWLWLPIIVVASVLIALGLATRPVRRVFRPLVEPRPAWLFADPSLAGREGHRSDPTGSRRPRETAAPRHPDPRQNG, encoded by the coding sequence ATGACTGATTCCGCGACCCCCGCCCCGCCGCCCGCCGCCGCCGGCGTGCGCGCCAAGCGGCGCGTGCCGTTCTGGGACAACGCGCGCTTCGCCTGCATCGTGCTCGTCGTGCTGGGCCACGCGACGCAGCGGCTCACGTACGACTCGGACGTCGCGCTCAGCCTGTACCTGCTCGTCTACGCGTTCCACATGCCGGCGTTCGCGATCATCTCGGGGTACTTCTCGAAGTCCGGCGCCCCCACCCGCCGCCAGATGGCGCGCGTGCTGACGGACATCCTCCTCCCGTACGTCATCTTCGAGAGCCTCTGGACGCTCCTGAAGTTCATCGTCGAGGGCAGCGCCACCCCGAACCTCACGAAGCCCTCGTGGACGCTGTGGTTCCTCCTCGCCCTCGGCATCTTCCGGCTCGTCCTCCCCTACCTCGCGCTGCTGCGCTGGCCGCTGCTGTGGACGATCGTCATCTCGATCGGCGCCGGCTACTTCTCCAACATCGACTCGACCCTGTCGCTCTCTCGCACGCTGGGCCTCCTGCCGTTCTTCACGCTCGGCTGGTGGCTCAAGGAGCACGGGATCGTCGACCGCTTCCAGCTCCTCGCCCGCCGTGCGTGGTGGGTGTTCCCGGCGGCGATCGCGACGTTCGCCGTCGCCGGCTGGGCGGCCTGGTTCTTCGTCGACGACTGGCGAGCCATGAATCTCGACGACTGGCTCTTCTACGACGACAACTACTCCGCGCTGGGCGGGACCGAGTGGTGGGCGGGCGGCGTGCGCCTCGCGCTGATGCTCGTGGCGGTCGTGCTGTCGACGGCGTTCTTCGCCCTCGTGCCGCGCGGCACGCACTGGTGGACGCACTTCGGCCAGTACACGATGTACGTCTACCTGCTGCACTCCTTCGTGCTCTACCCGTTCCGCGAATCGGGAGCGCTGCGGGGGCTCGACCCCACCTGGCTGTGGCTGCCGATCATCGTCGTCGCCTCCGTGCTGATCGCGCTCGGCCTCGCGACCCGGCCGGTGCGCCGCGTGTTCCGCCCGCTCGTCGAGCCGCGCCCCGCGTGGCTCTTCGCCGACCCGTCGCTCGCGGGGCGGGAGGGGCATCGGTCCGACCCGACGGGGTCGCGGCGCCCACGCGAGACCGCCGCTCCGCGGCATCCCGATCCCCGTCAGAACGGCTGA
- a CDS encoding carboxylesterase family protein, translating to MPDAPVVSVSSGAVRGVREGEIDRYLGIPYAAPPFGGRRFLPPQPPEAWEGVRDAAAFGPTAPQAPYGGGLGKYLPTVDIPGDDILTVNVWAPAGRTSDAPLPVLVFVHGGALARGSAALDAYDGASFARHGIVYVSVQYRIGQEGFAVVDDVPFDLGVLDQEAALRWVRREIAAFGGDRTRVTAMGHSAGAATLTALLARLNAGELFDRVILQSGPMTAQPPRKAGRMSRQVANRLRVKASKAGFSSVEPARLVAAQTAVGAGGSPLGSGPTVSLAIGGEAVPVDPLHALLAGAGRGIPVLIGTTSEEYRLWFVPSGVLTTVKRATLEVARASARVPRRIVAAHRRRRPQALPGEILGEIVSDMILRGTHTRFADSRLHHLTPTWMYEFRWRSPVDQLGAAHAMELGFVFDRLGTPDAVAFGGTDAPQDLADLMHASWVRFVVDGDPGWEAWTSKHPVQVFDGHGAHLEYAPRADELRGLPTR from the coding sequence ATGCCCGACGCGCCGGTCGTGTCCGTCTCGTCCGGCGCGGTGCGAGGAGTGCGCGAGGGCGAGATCGACCGGTACCTCGGCATCCCGTATGCGGCTCCTCCGTTCGGCGGTCGGCGATTCCTCCCGCCGCAGCCGCCGGAGGCGTGGGAAGGGGTTCGGGATGCCGCGGCCTTCGGCCCGACGGCGCCGCAGGCGCCCTACGGCGGCGGGCTCGGGAAGTATCTGCCGACCGTCGACATCCCGGGCGACGACATCCTCACGGTGAATGTGTGGGCGCCGGCCGGCCGCACCTCGGATGCCCCGCTCCCCGTCCTCGTCTTCGTGCACGGCGGTGCGCTCGCGAGAGGCTCCGCCGCGCTCGACGCGTACGACGGCGCGTCGTTCGCGCGGCACGGCATCGTGTACGTCTCGGTCCAGTACCGCATCGGCCAGGAAGGCTTCGCCGTCGTCGACGACGTGCCGTTCGACCTCGGCGTGCTCGACCAGGAGGCCGCGCTGCGCTGGGTGCGACGCGAGATCGCCGCGTTCGGCGGCGACCGGACGCGCGTGACGGCGATGGGTCACTCGGCGGGCGCTGCGACACTCACGGCGCTCCTCGCGCGGCTGAACGCGGGGGAGCTGTTCGACCGCGTGATCCTGCAGAGCGGTCCGATGACGGCGCAGCCACCGCGCAAGGCGGGCCGCATGTCACGGCAGGTGGCGAACCGGCTGCGCGTGAAGGCGTCGAAGGCCGGCTTCTCCTCGGTCGAGCCGGCGCGGCTCGTCGCGGCGCAGACGGCTGTCGGGGCCGGAGGCTCGCCCCTCGGCTCCGGGCCGACGGTCTCGCTCGCGATCGGCGGCGAGGCGGTGCCCGTCGATCCTCTCCACGCCCTCCTCGCGGGCGCGGGTCGCGGCATCCCGGTCCTCATCGGGACGACGAGTGAGGAGTACCGACTCTGGTTCGTCCCGTCCGGCGTGCTCACGACGGTGAAGCGGGCCACGCTCGAGGTCGCGCGGGCGTCCGCCCGGGTGCCGAGGCGCATCGTCGCCGCGCACAGGCGCCGCCGCCCGCAGGCTCTTCCGGGCGAGATCCTGGGCGAGATCGTGTCCGACATGATCCTGCGCGGCACGCACACGCGGTTCGCCGACAGCCGGCTCCATCACCTCACGCCCACATGGATGTACGAGTTCCGCTGGCGCAGCCCCGTCGACCAGCTGGGCGCCGCGCACGCCATGGAGCTCGGCTTCGTCTTCGACCGGCTCGGCACGCCCGACGCGGTCGCCTTCGGCGGCACCGACGCCCCGCAGGATCTCGCCGACCTCATGCACGCCTCGTGGGTGCGCTTCGTCGTCGACGGCGATCCGGGGTGGGAGGCGTGGACCTCGAAGCATCCCGTGCAGGTGTTCGACGGGCACGGTGCGCACCTGGAGTACGCGCCGCGGGCCGACGAGCTGAGGGGCCTGCCGACGCGGTAA